Proteins from one Hoplias malabaricus isolate fHopMal1 chromosome 2, fHopMal1.hap1, whole genome shotgun sequence genomic window:
- the fzd9a gene encoding frizzled-9, whose protein sequence is MASHLKAVIFLWCQLMTVGSSLDIGAYDNERERPPKCEPITIPMCQGIGYNMTRMPNFLKYDSQEEASIKLNEFTPLVKYGCDIHLRFFLCSLYVPMCTDQVSTTIPACRPMCEQARQKCSPIMEQFNFGWPDSLDCSKLPTNNDPNALCIEAPENDTVPETKKGEGMLPVPARPRPGPGNVRPSGSSGSCENQEKFQYVEKSDSCAPRCSPTVDVFWSRQDKDFAFIWMVVWSTLCFISTAFTVLTFLLDPQRFQYPERPIIFLSMCYNVYSVAFIIRSVAGAENIACDRENGQLYIIQEGLESTGCTIVFLILYYFGMASSIWWVILTLTWFLAAGRKWGHEAIEAHSSYFHMVAWGIPAMKTIVILTMRKVAGDELTGLCYVGSMDSNALTGFVLIPLSCYLIIGTSFILTGFVALFHIRKIMKTGGTNTEKLEKLMVKIGVFSILYTVPATCVIICYFYERLNMDYWKFRALESKCISFPGRRTEDCTLDSSVPTVAVFMLKIFMSLVVGITSGVWVWSSKTLQTWQGLCARKLSMRTNRKPCPSVNCGSSHCHYKATVAGAHTGKTDIYTDSPTRV, encoded by the coding sequence ATGGCATCTCACTTGAAGGCTGTGATCTTCCTGTGGTGCCAGCTCATGACTGTTGGGTCCTCGCTGGACATCGGAGCTTATGACAACGAGAGAGAGCGGCCGCCAAAATGCGAGCCCATCACAATCCCCATGTGCCAGGGGATTGGCTACAACATGACGAGGATGCCCAACTTCTTGAAATACGACAGTCAGGAGGAGGCGAGTATTAAGCTCAATGAGTTTACCCCTCTGGTGAAGTACGGCTGTGATATCCACCTCCGCTTCTTCCTCTGCTCGCTTTACGTTCCCATGTGTACGGATCAAGTGTCCACCACGATCCCGGCGTGCCGGCCCATGTGTGAACAGGCGAGGCAGAAATGCTCTCCTATCATGGAGCAGTTCAATTTCGGCTGGCCAGATTCCTTGGATTGTTCAAAGTTACCGACCAACAATGACCCCAACGCTCTATGCATCGAAGCTCCAGAGAATGACACTGTGCCAGAAACTAAGAAAGGCGAGGGCATGCTTCCCGTTCCTGCACGGCCCAGACCAGGACCAGGGAACGTACGACCCTCCGGCAGTTCTGGGTCCTGTGAGAACCAGGAGAAGTTCCAGTATGTGGAGAAGAGTGACTCCTGTGCCCCACGATGCTCCCCCACAGTGGATGTCTTCTGGTCCCGCCAAGATAAGGACTTTGCCTTCATTTGGATGGTTGTTTGGTCCACTCTCTGCTTTATTTCGACTGCCTTCACGGTCCTCACCTTCCTGCTGGACCCCCAGCGCTTCCAGTACCCCGAGCGGCCCATCatcttcctctccatgtgctacAACGTCTACTCCGTGGCCTTCATCATTCGTTCTGTGGCTGGAGCTGAAAACATTGCCTGTGACAGGGAAAATGGGCAGCTGTACATTATACAAGAGGGACTAGAAAGCACAGGATGTACCATAGTCTTCCTCATCCTCTATTATTTTGGCATGGCCAGTTCCATCTGGTGGGTTATCCTCACTCTTACCTGGTTCCTCGCAGCTGGTAGGAAATGGGGACATGAAGCCATTGAGGCTCACAGCAGCTATTTCCACATGGTGGCCTGGGGCATCCCCGCTATGAAGACTATAGTCATCCTCACCATGCGCAAGGTGGCAGGGGATGAGCTGACCGGACTTTGCTACGTAGGCAGCATGGACAGCAATGCTCTCACAGGCTTTGttctcatccctctctcctgcTATCTGATCATAGGCACCTCTTTCATCCTCACTGGATTTGTAGCACTCTTCCACATCCGCAAGATAATGAAAACAGGGGGCACCAACACAGAGAAGCTAGAGAAGCTCATGGTGAAGATTGGGGTCTTCTCCATCCTTTACACAGTTCCTGCCACCTGTGTGATCATTTGCTACTTTTACGAGAGACTCAACATGGACTACTGGAAGTTCCGAGCTCTGGAGAGCAAGTGCATCTCCTTCCCTGGCCGCAGGACTGAGGACTGTACCCTGGACTCCTCTGTGCCCACTGTAGCTGTGTTCATGCTGAAGATATTCATGTCCTTGGTGGTGGGCATTACTAGTGGGGTGTGGGTATGGAGCTCAAAGACTCTGCAGACTTGGCAGGGCTTGTGCGCCAGGAAGTTGTCCATGCGGACAAATCGAAAGCCCTGTCCCAGCGTCAACTGCGGCAGTTCCCACTGCCATTACAAGGCCACAGTAGCAGGAGCTCACACGGGCAAAACAGACATTTACACAGACAGCCCCACACGGGTCTAA